Below is a genomic region from Anguilla anguilla isolate fAngAng1 chromosome 18, fAngAng1.pri, whole genome shotgun sequence.
TTTTCCATATTCTATTCACTCTTACGGCGGTATTTGTGGAAAGAGAAATAATTCATCCTTGACCTTCCAATTATCAGTAATCTTGAAAAAATGAGATTCATGATAAGAGAGCAGGAGTCAGCAAATGTACTGAATGTTTGAGAATGAGACTCGGGAAAGTGCCTGATTTATTAATGAGGCTCAATAACCAGGCCGTTACTGTGCTGTGCATCAAAAGCTCATTTAAGcaagtttgtttaattttttcaaagaaccacacaaaaatgtattttcagaaaaagtAATTGATTCACTGCCTTTAATCACGTTTTTTATTAGGAAATTAAATACAAGAGTTAAATAGAGAGTTCAGCATATCAAACAAACCTGAGAGTTCATCTGTGATTTcagtgaaaagcaaaaaaataggGTGTTTTGAGAAAGCCATTGAATACTACTATCGATCTTGTGTATTGCTTTAATCAATGAATCTAGTTACCTGTAagcaagataaataaaaaactgaatgaaatgaaaacacacaatgGCTTTGGCCATTTTTttggccatgtttttttcaatGCATGACAGGACCTCGGGAGTGTAGAGCTACCGTCACTTTTTAAAGTGCTTGTGGTTTGAAAGGATGGAGAAAAAGTATGATTCtagttttctttccccccttgATCTTTCTTCCATCTTACTTTTGTTCTCAGCTAAATCTGTCTGCTGAACACATGATGCAAGGCCAACTCACTCCTTCTCAAATCACTGCCCCCTCGGAGAGCACAGCTCGTATCTCTCTTAACATGAGTCCAGCAATAAATGCTGTCATGGAAACGGCCAATGACAAACACCGCTCCACGGATGTGCGTGGCTGTGACGCCTCGTTCGGGAGTAAGGTGTCTCCAGGTCTCCTTTTGAACCAAGTGCCTGATAAATGGACGACTCTGATTTCGGACCGCGGGGTGACTCACTCTGCTGAGCTGCTGGAAACACCGGCCTCCTCGAGAGAGTCAGTGCTGTCCGAGGACTGGTTTGGCCCTCGCTTTCTCTCCTCCGAGGGGTCCCCTGCATCCCTCAGTCGTACCATCTCTCCCTGTTCCTCCGTGAGGTCCGGGGTGTTCACCCCGTCCGTGATACGAGTCAAGCGCCACTCCCTGGCCCCGGGCTCCAGCTTGGTGTGGAACTTACAACCCTGCCTCTCTCCGGCTTCCAGCCTCGCCCCTTCGCCCTGCCCCCCGTCCCCTGGAACGGGGAGGGCATGGCACAGGCCCCCGCCCACCCAGCTCACCCTGCTCACCGCCATTCTGAGGAAAGGCCGTCTGCCTGTCTTATCCTCCGTCCAGCAGAGGGCGtactccccctgctggcccatcAGTGCAGTCAGCCTGTCCTCCTGCAGCGCCTGCAACGCTGCTGCCAAGCTGGCCCTCTTCTGTCCCGGTGTGGCCAGGAGTGGCAAGGCCCAGACCGCCATAGCGGCACCCCAGAGAGAAGCcctgcacatgctcacgcaTGGCCCTGAGTCTCAGTGCCTCAGATGTCTCACACCTCCTCCATCTCCCGACTTGTTTGAGTCCAACACCTTTGATCCACCTGTACGATCGCTGAGCCAGTCACCTCAATATGCCTTACGCCAAGGTTCTACTAACTTTACCTGGCAGAGAGTCACCTCCCCAACCCAAGAGCGTGGAGTCACCTCCCCAACCCAGCAGCGTGGAGTCACCTCCCCAACCCAGCAGCATGGATTCACCTCCCTGACGCAGCAGTGCAGAGTCACCTCCCCAACCCAGCAGCATGGAGTCACCTCCCTGACCCAGCAGTGGAGAGTCACCTCCCCAACCCAGCAGCTTGAAGTCACCTCCCCTACACAGCAGTGTGGAGTCACCTCCCCTACCCAGCAGCATGGAGTCACCTCCCCTACCCAGCAGCATGGAGTCACCTCCCCAACCCAGCAATGTGGAGTCTCCTCCCCAACCCTGCAGAGTACAGTCACCTCCTCAACCCAGCAATGTGGAATCTCCTCCCCAACCCTGCAGAGTACAGTCACCTCCCCAACCCAGCAACGTGGAGTCACCTCCCCAACCCAGCAGCATGGATTCACCTCCCTGACGCAGCAGTGCAGAGTCACCTCCCCAACCCAGCAGCATGGAGTCTCCTATCAAACCCTGCAGAGTACAGTCATCTCCCCAACCCAGCAGCATGGAGTCACCTCCCTAACCCAGAAAAGCGACGCTGCATCGCCGATCTCTCCTTCTGCTCCTGTCACAAAGGCTGCACCTGCTGTCCAAAATTTGCCATTCTCCATTAATCCACAGGGGACCCTTCCCCCGGTGTCCAACCCAGTGCTGTCCTCCTCCTTTTTAAGACTCCGCTCCCTGGCCCTTAAAAACAGCTCTCCATCCCCTTGTGCCACAGGGGACTGCTCTGCACCCTCCCCTGTGCCCAAACTCTCCTGTACCCCAGTGTCCAAACTCTCCTGTACCCCAGAGCCCAAACTCTCCTATACCCCAGAGCCCAAACTCTCCTATACCCCTGAGCCCAAACTCACCTGTACCCCAGTGCCAAGACTCACCTATACCCCAGAGCCCAAACCCACCTGTACCCCAGAGCCTAAACTATTCTGTACCCCTGAGCCTAAACTCTCCTGTACCCCAGAGCCCAAACTCAGTAGTAGCCCAGTGCCCAAACTCTCCTTTACCCCAGAACCCAAACTCACCAGTAACCCAGTGCCAAGACTCACCTATACCCCAGAGCCCAAACCCACCTGTACCCCAGAGCCTAAACTATTCTGTACCCCTGAGCCTAAACTCTCCTGTACCCCAGAGCCCAAACTCAGTAGTAGCCCAGTGCCCAAACTCTCCTTTACCCCAGAACCCAAACTCACCAGTAACCCAGTGCCAAGACTCACCTATACCCTAGAGCCCAGGCGTGATGATATACAGTCTTCACCTGCACCCTCTCCAGTACCCAAACTCACATTTGTGCCATCGCCCAGCTGCAGTGAAGCAAGGTGTTTATCTCCCCTCCAGACTAGCATCAGAATGTCCCCCCTTTCAGAGAAGCtgtgcccccaaccccccgcctgCCGCCTATCCCCGTCTCCATGGACTCCGACGCTCTCGCCCTCCCCCAGCGCGTCCCTGTGCACACTGGGCCTGCTTTCACCGCTCCCTGACTCGCACTCCTCCACGCCCGACCGCCTgagtctctccccctctccggCGACCTCCAGCCACGACCTCCTCACCCCGTcaccctctgtctccccctctctctccccgtccgCCTCTCCGGTCCCCAAGAGCGACAGCGACAGGGCAGGTAGAAAGAGAAAGGTACTGTGCATGCTGCCAGCAGCTCTGACTGCATGTCCTACGAAGCTGCAAACACATGTCTGTGCATGACCTGCCGACCTCACACCGCTTTGTGGGCTGCcatctgtgtgtgcagcagtctcccagcccacccccaccccccccaccccccttctgtTTTCAAGCAAATGGCATCTGATTCAGCAGGGAGCATAGTTTCAGTCCAGCTCTGTTATGAGAAGATTGCAAGCTTCTGAGGTttcttctgtgtgctgtgagcacTTCAAAAAAATTTTCACTTTGTAGTGATTGTGCCTGTGTGCTAATCTCTGAAATACTGCATCGTGTATAATGAACTCTTTAAACAGCGAACGCAGCTGGTGTTGATTGACGCTGATGCTGATTCCCTTTCTTTACAGAAATCAgcaggagagcagcacagaattacacacacacacacacacacacatgcatacatacacacacacacacacgcacacacacagacacatgcacacacacacacacacagacacatgcacacacacagacacacagacacatacacatacagtttTTTCAAGCTGCTTCTGTTCTTCACTGATTCTCTTCCCTTATTTCTTTAACCCCTGCAGTACAAGATCAAGTCGAGCTACAAGGCCTTTGCAGCGATTCCCACAAACACCCTCCTTCTGGAGCAGCAGGTGATGTTACCTCCCTCTCGTGCATGTGGCATAATTATGCCTAATACTCTCACACTCAGGTCATGTGCTTATGCAGTGCTTCTCACCACATTAGTAGGTGTTTTGTGTAAGTGGGGTATGAAGGGACTTTTTACAGCTTTCCAAGAAATAGACTGTAATTGAATTTCCTCCTCatactttaaatgtttttgcgTTGTACTCTTGCTGGTTGTACCACATGTAGTATTTGTTAAGAAATGtagccagtgtttttttttttttaaattcattttacatcAGTGCTACTTAGGCTCCTTtaaattgtttgtttgctttggctCAAATATTGATTAATTGCAAAGCTTAAAGCCAGTTTAAAATGCATAGCACATTCGGCAATGGGCATTTGACCACCAAGTGCTTGAGTGAATTTATGACAAACTGAGGGTAAGAGCATGACAGCGCACTCTATAACATTAGCATGTGTTCACACAGTAGTGATCACCACAGACGATTGCCATAAACCCACAAAACCTGGACATGTCCCGCTCAGACAGAACAAGGTCAATACCTTCGTGCGTCATAGAAATTCCAGAATGACTAGTGATGGCTGCAGCAATGATCTAAAAAAGGAAGGCAAAAATCACCTGTGAACTGGATAAAATGACTGACTGACCTCATCTGACTCATCCTCCTGAGACTCCTgctcccatttttattttattttctactgAGGTGGAAAACTTTGCTTTCTGTATTCTGCTCTGTTCCCGCCATAATTTTAGAGGATGTCACCAAATCCTATCACTTCATATCATATATGATATGTTTGTGAATGCATTCATCACGCCATCCACAGTCATGTCTAGGGGTGCTCTTGTAATAGCTCACTCAGTCCAGTGATGTGCCCCACAAGTTTGATCAAAGCCTAACAGGAAAATGCAGGGGATGCCATTCAATATCAGTGCTCATAAAGCACACGGTTAACGCTGATGAAGAGGTATGTTATGCTCACAAAGGTGCTATGTCTGTATAGGAGTCCCATGGAGTGATGCATAATCAAACATGGCGTCATCCAAATGCAGggtttcagctgcagtgctatTACTTTGCCAACTGCCCTGCAGAATTATTACACGTTTGGTACATTAATGCAGACCATGCATGCAAGTCTGTGCTCTTTCCAATGGAGGACATTGCAAATagattaaaatgtataatagaAGTTGTTCCTTAAGCACAAggaagacaaacaaacaaacaaacaaacaaaaaactatcaggcaaaaatttatttttatgtgaaacACTCTTATTGCAAAGTAAACATGGTATAAGCTTCTTCTTGTTGATTGTTGCAGGCAATAGATGACAAGGTGGAGAAAGAAGGGTGTCCCCTAGAGGCAGAAGCGGACAGGgtgacagagacacactcagaGGTAgtgttgttttcattattttgtgtggGATCCCTGGGGTTTGGCTGCAGTGTGACCTCGAACCCTGAGCAGTAGATAACAGACGGAATCTATTGGTAGTTAATGACTACCAGTTCATTGTGTTTGTGGACACTGGAGTTGTCATTCAAAATTAGcgaaaaataaatcactttaaaTACTGCAGGAAATATTCATTATGATTAAAGATCACTCCAggactgactctctctctctctctctctctctctctctctgtctgtctgtgtgtagatGTGCTCACCAGCCCAGCTGAGGCAGCAGTCAGAAGAGCTGTATGCTGCCATTGACCAGGTTTTACTGGATCCCCTCCCCATGGTGAGTCACCAGCATGGGGAGGGGAGCTTGCCCCccattcctcccctcccccccagacctcctcctctccctcgctcatAACAAATGCCTCCTTAGCTTTTCAAAGTCACACCCCTCTCTGTGTCTTCCAGCACCGGTCACAGTCTGCTCCGCTGCCCTCGGAGACACTAGAGGATGCCGAGGTGCCGAGGGTAAAAGAACGGAGGGCCCCCCCTTCTTGCTGCAAGATTCACTACAATTTTTCAAGCTGAGAAAAATGAGAGCCCAAGCAATGTGCTATGTATATTCAGAGCAGACTTTACGCACATTCATAACAAAGCTTTTTAACAttggtatcatttttgaaaatatactttaataCTTTCTTCAGTACTGGAGACATTATTACGCACAGTATATTGAGATAGTTTTGCCAGTTGTCATTGTCTTATCATCATTTACTTTTGAACTCTTCAGAGACTTACATCCTTACCAAGGTCTGCAGGGCGGGAAACTAAATATGTGAGTACtaatatgttttctttaatCTCTGGCTGGACCTGCAAAGAAACACCAAGATTGACAAGAAAATCATAATAGTTCAGCTTATGGTGTGGCATAGGGGTTGTTGTAGGTTCAAAGCTCAGATGGGGCACCATCGTTTCGCACTCTTGAGCAAAGCACAAATGTGATTTACCTTTGGTACACTGAGTTTAAAATGGATGTGTAGATACATATACTATGTATGTCTGCTTGCATAGAGCGGAgaagcaaacacacatttcaaattacTTTTCATCTGATAAAACAATGTTGAACTGGatgaatgcaatatttttttcaaagaaataacTAAATATAATTCTAATTTCCTTAGTTCTTTGACCATATACAACCCCCTCTCTTGCTGTTACCTCTAATCCTGATTGGTGAGACACACTCTGCTCCACTATAGTTGCCGAAAGTCAACTGCCAATTTCCATACATTGCTGGTTCTCCCCATTGTACTGTATAATAGGCCTCCCAATATGCAAAAAGAaggcattgcacacacacatgtcatGTCTGGGGAAcacaataatcttttttttttttaccaagtaGTTTGAACTACATTTTTGAGTAATTGTAGTTTCACAGGCTACATTTCTCTTCATAGTAACTTGACTGTAGTTGAACTACTTTCTATGTGAAGTAGTTTGTAGTTTGTACAACTACACTTTCAGATTAATTTTCCCAACACTGCATAAATTATCCTGAGGCGAATAAGAAGAAAGTAATACAGTGAGGCAGTCTGGATCTATTCTAGACCATATAGAGCTTTAAAAGTTAGTAAAAGTACCATAAGTgtacttgattttatttattttattttatactagttattattattacatactaTTTTGGTTTTACTGTTGCTATATTCTGTGAtcttttattatacttattgtgtcttaaatgtttttgtaatctcggctacattgaaaatgaaggCCTGGCCCTCTATTGTACCtccaataattaaataaaggttatgatgatgatgataaaatCAATCCTAATAATAAGTGGGAGCTAATACAACTTGACCATAATAGAGATAATGTGTTGTTTGTTATCATTTAATGAGCTACGGTTCTACTGACAAGAATTTGTTGGACAGAAGAGATGAAAAAAGTGATGAAGCAAAAAGAGACAAAGTAAAAGTACTCCTATCTACTCTGCTATATCTACTCTGTCATATatatacagaaaatgtatttttcatatttttattcatcattTGGATGCAAGACTGCatcaaaaaaatgtgtatggAGCCCTTGTTGGACATCTAGTTTTGAGTATTGcgtttgagaaacagacaatataatttgatctgGCAAACTTGCTAATAGTCCAGACAGTGTCACTAGTGATTGAGTAGCTTGCTCTGTTTAAATACATGGAGTGATCTCCCTCTATCTCTATTTTCCCATCGacaaacatcaaaaaaaacatccttgGGGCAATTAAAAGTCACACTGCAGGTCTTATCTCTGTATAAGAACCTGGGGTGTTTTGCTTTCTGGGGGTCAGAGAAACAGTTTGGCCACAGAGgccagtttcctttttttattttgagtttgaATGCAATTTCTTAATACGTATATAaataatggttgttgaggcctATCAGTTGGAATTTACATTCTTAGAAGCAGTTCCACTTTCAAGCGGAAACCAATGTGGCACGATTAggttttgttacatggaaaatattttgcctgaaggtGGAGATTACTACTGGCTGGATTTAATAAGTATTTGTCTACAAATATTACCTCTGCTGTTAAAAGCAGAAGGAAACTTCCAGAGGTATTCAATAGCTGAGCTGGATTACCATCAAATTATGTTTGGTCTCATTATGAGGCAAAAACCATGAATATTTTGATGATAATATCACAGTGCGTAGCCCTGCTTTCAACATTCTGATTGAGACTGAAAAATGTCTCTGTTGTAAGTGGGAGCAGAAAAACTTCAACACAGTACAATC
It encodes:
- the mlip gene encoding mucin-17 isoform X1 — protein: MEKPKPKEGMRKFPCEVTTVRLVSFSFVPALKKLPTESTVTLGEEERQPMRRSNEYVGTLKEAAAGQTMSGDGVFKADFVYVGGDVDEGDPGNRRTRLAKETTVRQEAHSQLNLSAEHMMQGQLTPSQITAPSESTARISLNMSPAINAVMETANDKHRSTDVRGCDASFGSKVSPGLLLNQVPDKWTTLISDRGVTHSAELLETPASSRESVLSEDWFGPRFLSSEGSPASLSRTISPCSSVRSGVFTPSVIRVKRHSLAPGSSLVWNLQPCLSPASSLAPSPCPPSPGTGRAWHRPPPTQLTLLTAILRKGRLPVLSSVQQRAYSPCWPISAVSLSSCSACNAAAKLALFCPGVARSGKAQTAIAAPQREALHMLTHGPESQCLRCLTPPPSPDLFESNTFDPPVRSLSQSPQYALRQGSTNFTWQRVTSPTQERGVTSPTQQRGVTSPTQQHGFTSLTQQCRVTSPTQQHGVTSLTQQWRVTSPTQQLEVTSPTQQCGVTSPTQQHGVTSPTQQHGVTSPTQQCGVSSPTLQSTVTSSTQQCGISSPTLQSTVTSPTQQRGVTSPTQQHGFTSLTQQCRVTSPTQQHGVSYQTLQSTVISPTQQHGVTSLTQKSDAASPISPSAPVTKAAPAVQNLPFSINPQGTLPPVSNPVLSSSFLRLRSLALKNSSPSPCATGDCSAPSPVPKLSCTPVSKLSCTPEPKLSYTPEPKLSYTPEPKLTCTPVPRLTYTPEPKPTCTPEPKLFCTPEPKLSCTPEPKLSSSPVPKLSFTPEPKLTSNPVPRLTYTPEPKPTCTPEPKLFCTPEPKLSCTPEPKLSSSPVPKLSFTPEPKLTSNPVPRLTYTLEPRRDDIQSSPAPSPVPKLTFVPSPSCSEARCLSPLQTSIRMSPLSEKLCPQPPACRLSPSPWTPTLSPSPSASLCTLGLLSPLPDSHSSTPDRLSLSPSPATSSHDLLTPSPSVSPSLSPSASPVPKSDSDRAGRKRKYKIKSSYKAFAAIPTNTLLLEQQAIDDKVEKEGCPLEAEADRVTETHSEMCSPAQLRQQSEELYAAIDQVLLDPLPMHRSQSAPLPSETLEDAEVPRRLTSLPRSAGRETKYAIFHLQPSGSAERNLTKPGVIRPVTVIPKLTEEEEDFPNPFRQQYLEETPEEQSQKPRHPIVTVHENEALSCSEFVRTPAGQTAQLAEDRRDAGSPTFRKGDVRRTDEMVLLITEKEVTSTPPVAEGSSKLGPASFNTARVKTEVRETHI
- the mlip gene encoding mucin-17 isoform X3; amino-acid sequence: MRRSNEYVGTLKEAAAGQTMSGDGVFKADFVYVGGDVDEGDPGNRRTRLAKETTVRQEAHSQLNLSAEHMMQGQLTPSQITAPSESTARISLNMSPAINAVMETANDKHRSTDVRGCDASFGSKVSPGLLLNQVPDKWTTLISDRGVTHSAELLETPASSRESVLSEDWFGPRFLSSEGSPASLSRTISPCSSVRSGVFTPSVIRVKRHSLAPGSSLVWNLQPCLSPASSLAPSPCPPSPGTGRAWHRPPPTQLTLLTAILRKGRLPVLSSVQQRAYSPCWPISAVSLSSCSACNAAAKLALFCPGVARSGKAQTAIAAPQREALHMLTHGPESQCLRCLTPPPSPDLFESNTFDPPVRSLSQSPQYALRQGSTNFTWQRVTSPTQERGVTSPTQQRGVTSPTQQHGFTSLTQQCRVTSPTQQHGVTSLTQQWRVTSPTQQLEVTSPTQQCGVTSPTQQHGVTSPTQQHGVTSPTQQCGVSSPTLQSTVTSSTQQCGISSPTLQSTVTSPTQQRGVTSPTQQHGFTSLTQQCRVTSPTQQHGVSYQTLQSTVISPTQQHGVTSLTQKSDAASPISPSAPVTKAAPAVQNLPFSINPQGTLPPVSNPVLSSSFLRLRSLALKNSSPSPCATGDCSAPSPVPKLSCTPVSKLSCTPEPKLSYTPEPKLSYTPEPKLTCTPVPRLTYTPEPKPTCTPEPKLFCTPEPKLSCTPEPKLSSSPVPKLSFTPEPKLTSNPVPRLTYTPEPKPTCTPEPKLFCTPEPKLSCTPEPKLSSSPVPKLSFTPEPKLTSNPVPRLTYTLEPRRDDIQSSPAPSPVPKLTFVPSPSCSEARCLSPLQTSIRMSPLSEKLCPQPPACRLSPSPWTPTLSPSPSASLCTLGLLSPLPDSHSSTPDRLSLSPSPATSSHDLLTPSPSVSPSLSPSASPVPKSDSDRAGRKRKYKIKSSYKAFAAIPTNTLLLEQQAIDDKVEKEGCPLEAEADRVTETHSEMCSPAQLRQQSEELYAAIDQVLLDPLPMHRSQSAPLPSETLEDAEVPRRLTSLPRSAGRETKYAIFHLQPSGSAERNLTKPGVIRPVTVIPKLTEEEEDFPNPFRQQYLEETPEEQSQKPRHPIVTVHENEALSCSEFVRTPAGQTAQLAEDRRDAGSPTFRKGDVRRTDEMVLLITEKEVTSTPPVAEGSSKLGPASFNTARVKTEVRETHI
- the mlip gene encoding mucin-17 isoform X2: MEKPKPKEGMRKFPCEVTTVRLVSFSFVPALKKLPTESTVTLGEEERQPMRRSNEYVGTLKEAAAGQTMSGDGVFKADFVYVGGDVDEGDPGNRRTRLAKETTVRQEAHSQLNLSAEHMMQGQLTPSQITAPSESTARISLNMSPAINAVMETANDKHRSTDVRGCDASFGSKVSPGLLLNQVPDKWTTLISDRGVTHSAELLETPASSRESVLSEDWFGPRFLSSEGSPASLSRTISPCSSVRSGVFTPSVIRVKRHSLAPGSSLVWNLQPCLSPASSLAPSPCPPSPGTGRAWHRPPPTQLTLLTAILRKGRLPVLSSVQQRAYSPCWPISAVSLSSCSACNAAAKLALFCPGVARSGKAQTAIAAPQREALHMLTHGPESQCLRCLTPPPSPDLFESNTFDPPVRSLSQSPQYALRQGSTNFTWQRVTSPTQERGVTSPTQQRGVTSPTQQHGFTSLTQQCRVTSPTQQHGVTSLTQQWRVTSPTQQLEVTSPTQQCGVTSPTQQHGVTSPTQQHGVTSPTQQCGVSSPTLQSTVTSSTQQCGISSPTLQSTVTSPTQQRGVTSPTQQHGFTSLTQQCRVTSPTQQHGVSYQTLQSTVISPTQQHGVTSLTQKSDAASPISPSAPVTKAAPAVQNLPFSINPQGTLPPVSNPVLSSSFLRLRSLALKNSSPSPCATGDCSAPSPVPKLSCTPVSKLSCTPEPKLSYTPEPKLSYTPEPKLTCTPVPRLTYTPEPKPTCTPEPKLFCTPEPKLSCTPEPKLSSSPVPKLSFTPEPKLTSNPVPRLTYTPEPKPTCTPEPKLFCTPEPKLSCTPEPKLSSSPVPKLSFTPEPKLTSNPVPRLTYTLEPRRDDIQSSPAPSPVPKLTFVPSPSCSEARCLSPLQTSIRMSPLSEKLCPQPPACRLSPSPWTPTLSPSPSASLCTLGLLSPLPDSHSSTPDRLSLSPSPATSSHDLLTPSPSVSPSLSPSASPVPKSDSDRAGRKRKYKIKSSYKAFAAIPTNTLLLEQQAIDDKVEKEGCPLEAEADRVTETHSEMCSPAQLRQQSEELYAAIDQVLLDPLPMHRSQSAPLPSETLEDAEVPRAIFHLQPSGSAERNLTKPGVIRPVTVIPKLTEEEEDFPNPFRQQYLEETPEEQSQKPRHPIVTVHENEALSCSEFVRTPAGQTAQLAEDRRDAGSPTFRKGDVRRTDEMVLLITEKEVTSTPPVAEGSSKLGPASFNTARVKTEVRETHI